The stretch of DNA CCGCTGCAGACGGCGACGGCCAATGAGCTGCGGGTGAAGCTCGGCCGCGGCCGAGATCTGCCCGGAGAAGCCAAGCCCAAGCGGCTGCCCAAGCCCAAGCCCGCCACCGCCGAACCCAAGAAGCCCGCCGCGGCCAGAAAGAAGAGCGCTGGCGGAGAGCCAGCCACGAAGCCCGTGAAGAAGAGGGCCACCACCATCGAGTCCGAGGAGCCCTTGGCGCCGTCGCCGGCCGAAGAGTTCAAGCCAGCGGCGACTCTGTTCCGCCACACCGCCGCCGCGGGGCCGATCGAGGGTGCGCCAGTGGTGACGCCGCCCGCTCCCGCTCCTGTTCCCGCGCCGCCGGTGGGGCCCGCGCCGGCCGTCCCCACGCCGGCAGGTCCATCAATAGTGAAGAAGGAGCCGCCGGCTCCGACGCCGCTCCGGCCTACCGTGCCGTCGCCACCCGCCGCGCCGCGCCCCATCGTGCCCGCGGCATCGCCCCCGGGCATCGCCCCGCCAGCGCCACGGCGCGTCGCCCCGGTTGCTCCAACGCGCCCCGTGCCGCCCGCGCCTCCCGCGAGGCCCGTCGTGCCCGCGGCGCCCGTCAAGCCCGCCGCCGCCGCCGTGACTCCTCCTCCCAAGGTCGAGGTCCCGCCGGTGCCGCGTCCGGCGCCCGAACCGCCCGAGCCGCCGGTCGAGATTAAGCGCGAGCTCATCAAGGTGCCCGAGTCGGTGACCGTGGGTGAGCTCGCCGCGGCCATGCGCCGGAAATCGGGCGAGGTGATTAAGGCGCTGCTCGAGCTGGGTGTCATGGCCACCGTGAACGAGGTGCTCGACCCGACCGCGGCCAAGCTCGCCGCCGACAAGTTCCATTTCGACGTGGAGGTTCGCTCACTCGAGGGCGACATCCTCGAAGAGGAGGACGTCGACCCCAGCCAGCTCAGTCTCCGGCCGCCCGTGGTCACGGTGATGGGTCACGTCGACCACGGCAAGACCTCGCTCCTCGACATGATCCGGACCACCAAGGTGGCGGAGCGCGAGGCGGGAGGCATCACCCAGCACATCGGGGCCTACCAGGTCGACACGTCCCACGGCAAGGTCACCTTCCTCGACACCCCGGGCCACGAGGCGTTCACCGCCATGCGGGCCCGCGGCGCCCAGGCCACCGACATCGTCATCCTCGTGGTCGCCGCCGACGACGGCGTCATGCCTCAGACGGTGGAGGCGGTCAACCACGCCAAGGCGGCCAACGTGCCGATCCTGGTGGCCGTGAACAAGATCGACAAGCCTGGCGCGGAGCCCGATCGCGTGAAGCGTGAGCTCTCCAATCTGGGCCTGGTGCCGGAGGACTGGGGTGGACAGACCATCTTCGTGCCCACCTCGGCCAAGCGGGGTGACGGGATACCGCAATTGCTCGAGATGACGGCGCTTCAGGCCGAGGTGCTCGAGCTACGCGCGAATCCGAACCGGGCCGCCCGCGGCATCATCGTGGAAGGCCGGCTCGACCGCGGCCGGGGTCCGGTCGCCACGGCGCTGATCCAGTCCGGCACGCTCAAGGAAGGGGATGCCGTGGTCGTCGGGTCCTACTCGGGCCGCGTCCGCGCGATGTTCAGCGACCGCGGCAAGAAGGTATCCACGGCCGGTCCTTCCGATCCCGTCGAGGTCTTGGGGCTGTCGGGTGTCCCGCAGGCGGGCGACACCCTCCTCGTCGTCGCCGACGAACGGAAGGCGCGGCAGATCGCCACCGTGCGTGCCGACCGGGATCGGCTCAAGGGCAAGGGCGCCACCCGCGTCACCCTGGAGGATCTGCACAAGCAGATCGCGGCGGGCGAGGTCAAGGAACTGCGCCTCGTCCTCAAGGCGGACGTGCAGGGCTCGGTCGAAGCGCTCACGGAGTCGCTGGAGCGGCTGTCGACCGACGAGGTTCGTCTCAAAGTGATCCACGGCTCGGTGGGCGCGGTGAATGAGTCCGACGTCATGCTCGCCTCGGCCTCCAACGCCATCGTGCTCGGATTCAACGTGAAGGCCGAGCCCAAGGCCACCACCCAGGCCCAGTCCG from Candidatus Methylomirabilota bacterium encodes:
- the infB gene encoding translation initiation factor IF-2 produces the protein MAARVKVIDLAKELGVTSKDLIVALEAMGQKGMRAMTPLQTATANELRVKLGRGRDLPGEAKPKRLPKPKPATAEPKKPAAARKKSAGGEPATKPVKKRATTIESEEPLAPSPAEEFKPAATLFRHTAAAGPIEGAPVVTPPAPAPVPAPPVGPAPAVPTPAGPSIVKKEPPAPTPLRPTVPSPPAAPRPIVPAASPPGIAPPAPRRVAPVAPTRPVPPAPPARPVVPAAPVKPAAAAVTPPPKVEVPPVPRPAPEPPEPPVEIKRELIKVPESVTVGELAAAMRRKSGEVIKALLELGVMATVNEVLDPTAAKLAADKFHFDVEVRSLEGDILEEEDVDPSQLSLRPPVVTVMGHVDHGKTSLLDMIRTTKVAEREAGGITQHIGAYQVDTSHGKVTFLDTPGHEAFTAMRARGAQATDIVILVVAADDGVMPQTVEAVNHAKAANVPILVAVNKIDKPGAEPDRVKRELSNLGLVPEDWGGQTIFVPTSAKRGDGIPQLLEMTALQAEVLELRANPNRAARGIIVEGRLDRGRGPVATALIQSGTLKEGDAVVVGSYSGRVRAMFSDRGKKVSTAGPSDPVEVLGLSGVPQAGDTLLVVADERKARQIATVRADRDRLKGKGATRVTLEDLHKQIAAGEVKELRLVLKADVQGSVEALTESLERLSTDEVRLKVIHGSVGAVNESDVMLASASNAIVLGFNVKAEPKATTQAQSDGVDLRNYSVIYDVLNDVKAALSGMLAPEIRETVHGRAQVKQ